The following are encoded in a window of Halorarum salinum genomic DNA:
- a CDS encoding SRPBCC family protein — MREVEASRYVAAKPPEVRAALDPAAVVEAEGSFDVRDVSETPKGTVVTAGRFGVTLRFRFEEREDGLAYEQIEGPLSTLETTVTARPKNEGTELRGRSTVAVRGPDVLDRLAAWKRRGELERGLLVLSKRG; from the coding sequence ATGCGCGAGGTCGAGGCCAGCAGGTACGTGGCCGCAAAGCCGCCGGAGGTGCGGGCGGCGCTCGATCCGGCGGCCGTCGTCGAGGCCGAGGGGAGCTTCGACGTGCGGGACGTGAGCGAGACGCCGAAAGGGACCGTCGTGACCGCCGGCCGCTTCGGCGTGACGCTCCGGTTCAGGTTCGAGGAGCGGGAGGACGGCCTCGCCTACGAGCAGATCGAGGGGCCGCTCTCGACGCTGGAGACGACAGTCACCGCCCGCCCGAAGAACGAGGGAACCGAACTCCGCGGGCGCTCCACGGTGGCGGTCCGCGGACCCGACGTGCTCGACAGGCTGGCCGCCTGGAAGCGACGCGGCGAACTGGAGCGCGGGCTGCTGGTCCTCTCGAAGCGCGGCTGA
- a CDS encoding carbon starvation CstA family protein — protein sequence MVQVMWLVIGAFVTFSAGYLGYSRYLSRFVELDDDRETPAHKYEDGQEYVPSSKPVLLGHHYSSIAGGAPIAGPITATAAFGWLPAILWVAIGNPLFGSVHDFMSLSSSVRHEGKSIGYIIGEYVGERGKNMLLWFAYLTIILVVAAFAYLIGAVLNAFPQAATASVIYIALAMLFGVYLYQFDLPFLPGAVAFVAMVFGGVWVGLQYPLALFATDALPAGTIVLFGDGGGWLPLAQALGPNFAGWVLMTILYAFVASVLPVWVLLQPRDFLTSSLLYTGVGGMLLAVIVGTVIGFSPVTVDVASAGIEGVEVATLVTQVEPFTGFVHEDLGPLFPFLFVTIACGTISGFHSLVSSGTTAKQLDKESDARLIGYGGMIGEGLLAVTAIVAVSIIAGSNASLTSALVTFPAGGGALLTVFGLSVTAAATFIGLVFVSFLLTSTDTGMRLGRYMIEEIVGTPETSTQETVVNRYVNAGILALAGYLLVASGTWENIWPLFGGANQSLAALALLVATVWLANWKDTKQLVSTGVPLVFMIGVTVVALLWIGIYRNPSTILAGEAGGTIATVSLAFQSVIALVLVGLILALLRLGYSNIREARGGLDTEAMRGEPSDD from the coding sequence ATGGTTCAGGTAATGTGGTTGGTAATCGGGGCGTTCGTGACGTTCTCCGCCGGGTACCTCGGGTACTCGCGGTACCTGTCACGGTTCGTCGAACTCGACGACGACCGCGAGACGCCGGCGCACAAGTACGAGGACGGACAGGAGTACGTCCCGTCCTCGAAGCCGGTGCTGCTGGGGCATCACTATTCGAGCATCGCCGGCGGGGCGCCCATCGCGGGACCCATCACGGCGACCGCGGCGTTCGGCTGGCTCCCGGCGATCCTCTGGGTCGCCATCGGGAACCCCCTGTTCGGGAGCGTCCACGACTTCATGTCGCTCTCCTCGAGCGTCCGCCACGAGGGGAAGTCGATCGGCTACATCATCGGCGAGTACGTGGGCGAGCGCGGCAAGAACATGCTGCTGTGGTTCGCGTACCTGACGATCATCCTGGTCGTCGCGGCGTTCGCGTACCTCATCGGCGCCGTGCTGAACGCGTTCCCGCAGGCGGCGACCGCCTCGGTCATCTACATCGCGCTCGCGATGCTGTTCGGGGTGTACCTCTACCAGTTCGACCTGCCGTTCCTGCCGGGCGCCGTCGCGTTCGTCGCGATGGTGTTCGGCGGCGTCTGGGTCGGCCTGCAGTACCCCCTCGCGCTGTTCGCGACCGACGCGCTGCCGGCCGGCACCATCGTCCTGTTCGGCGACGGAGGCGGCTGGCTTCCGCTGGCGCAGGCCCTCGGTCCGAACTTCGCCGGCTGGGTCCTGATGACCATCCTGTACGCGTTCGTCGCGAGCGTGCTCCCGGTGTGGGTGCTGCTCCAGCCGCGTGACTTCCTCACGTCCAGCCTGCTGTACACCGGCGTGGGCGGGATGCTGCTCGCCGTCATCGTCGGCACCGTCATCGGGTTCTCGCCCGTCACGGTCGACGTCGCCTCGGCCGGCATCGAGGGCGTCGAGGTCGCCACGCTGGTGACCCAGGTGGAGCCGTTCACCGGGTTCGTTCACGAGGACCTCGGGCCGCTGTTCCCGTTCCTGTTCGTCACCATCGCGTGCGGGACGATCAGCGGCTTCCACTCGCTGGTGTCCTCGGGGACGACCGCCAAGCAGCTCGACAAGGAGAGCGACGCCCGGCTCATCGGCTACGGCGGCATGATCGGCGAGGGGCTGCTGGCGGTCACGGCCATCGTGGCGGTGTCCATCATCGCGGGCAGCAACGCCTCGCTCACCTCCGCGCTGGTCACGTTCCCCGCCGGCGGCGGGGCGCTGTTGACCGTGTTCGGGCTGAGCGTCACCGCGGCGGCGACGTTCATCGGCCTCGTGTTCGTGAGCTTCCTGCTCACGAGCACCGACACGGGGATGCGGCTCGGCCGGTACATGATCGAGGAGATCGTCGGGACGCCCGAGACCTCGACCCAGGAGACCGTCGTCAACCGCTACGTCAACGCGGGCATCCTGGCGCTGGCCGGCTACCTGCTGGTCGCCTCCGGCACCTGGGAGAACATCTGGCCGCTGTTCGGCGGCGCGAACCAGTCGCTGGCCGCGCTGGCGCTGCTGGTCGCGACCGTCTGGCTCGCCAACTGGAAGGACACGAAACAGCTGGTCAGCACCGGCGTCCCGCTGGTGTTCATGATCGGCGTCACGGTCGTCGCGCTGCTGTGGATCGGCATCTACCGCAACCCGTCGACCATCCTCGCCGGCGAGGCCGGCGGCACCATCGCCACCGTCTCGCTGGCGTTCCAGAGCGTCATCGCGCTCGTGCTGGTGGGGCTCATCCTGGCGCTGTTGCGCCTCGGCTACTCCAACATCAGGGAGGCCCGCGGCGGGCTCGACACCGAGGCGATGCGCGGCGAACCGTCCGACGACTGA
- a CDS encoding CobW family GTP-binding protein yields the protein MNGGTPVTILSGALGAGKTTTLNHLLSYPGGRRIAVLVNDMGEVNVDAARVENRADGVAELSNGCICCDLRDDLEVAVSRLAREREFDYLVVESSGISEPAPVARLFTTGAASAPYDLDTLATVVNAQTFRDTLTEGEEVETEDLRRTRPGQVEREGGETRPLSELLVGQVECADVLLLNKCDLVSEDDLAGTEALLDSLNPEARVVRTTHGEVDPGDLLGTGLFDVDTVSETAAWQRAARHAEEHRDGNRHVDEGGHGGEGGHGNEGNHEHGGEGAHGHDHGDHGPQAVYGVDSFVFRARRPFHPERFAAFVRDLPDSVVRSKGTVWVAGRDEAALFLSQAGPSVRVEPDRQWMAAMSESRREMQRRMNPDVEWDDEHGDRRTELVVIGRGMDDDAVRAALEDCLLTDDEFELDPDGFENPFPGLEDDPVAL from the coding sequence ATGAATGGCGGCACGCCGGTGACGATCCTCAGCGGCGCCCTGGGGGCCGGGAAGACGACGACGCTGAACCACCTGCTCTCGTACCCCGGCGGGCGACGGATCGCCGTCCTCGTCAACGACATGGGCGAGGTGAACGTCGACGCCGCGCGAGTCGAGAACCGGGCCGACGGCGTCGCCGAACTGTCGAACGGCTGTATCTGCTGTGACCTGCGGGACGACCTCGAGGTGGCGGTGAGCCGCCTCGCCCGCGAGCGGGAGTTCGACTACCTCGTCGTCGAGTCCTCGGGCATCTCCGAGCCCGCCCCGGTCGCACGACTGTTCACCACGGGCGCCGCCTCGGCCCCCTACGACCTCGACACGCTCGCTACGGTCGTCAACGCCCAGACGTTCCGCGACACCCTGACCGAGGGGGAGGAGGTCGAGACGGAGGACCTCCGGCGCACGCGGCCGGGGCAGGTCGAGCGCGAGGGCGGGGAGACGCGCCCGCTCTCGGAACTGCTCGTCGGCCAGGTGGAGTGTGCGGACGTGCTCCTGCTCAACAAGTGCGACCTCGTGAGCGAGGACGACCTCGCCGGCACCGAGGCGCTGCTCGACTCGCTCAACCCGGAGGCGCGCGTCGTCCGGACCACCCACGGCGAGGTCGACCCAGGCGACCTGCTCGGCACCGGCCTGTTCGACGTTGACACCGTGAGCGAGACGGCGGCGTGGCAGCGAGCGGCCCGGCACGCGGAGGAACACCGCGACGGAAACCGGCACGTCGACGAGGGGGGACACGGTGGCGAGGGGGGCCACGGCAACGAGGGGAACCACGAGCACGGTGGCGAGGGCGCTCACGGCCACGACCACGGGGACCACGGCCCACAGGCCGTCTACGGGGTGGACTCGTTCGTCTTCCGCGCGCGACGGCCGTTCCACCCGGAGCGGTTCGCCGCGTTCGTGCGCGACCTCCCCGACTCGGTCGTCCGATCGAAGGGGACCGTCTGGGTCGCGGGCCGGGACGAGGCGGCGCTGTTCCTCAGCCAGGCCGGCCCCTCCGTCCGGGTCGAACCGGACCGGCAGTGGATGGCGGCGATGTCCGAGTCGCGCCGGGAGATGCAGCGGCGGATGAACCCCGACGTGGAGTGGGACGATGAGCACGGCGACCGCCGGACCGAACTCGTCGTCATCGGCCGCGGGATGGACGATGACGCGGTCCGGGCCGCGCTGGAGGACTGTCTGCTCACCGACGACGAGTTCGAACTCGACCCGGACGGCTTCGAGAACCCGTTCCCCGGTCTCGAGGACGACCCGGTGGCGCTGTAA
- the hemL gene encoding glutamate-1-semialdehyde 2,1-aminomutase encodes MNHDRSRDLYDRALSVLSGGVNSSVRASMPYPFFVERGDGAHVVDADGNRYVDYVMGYGPLLFGHDLPEPVTAAVQGHASQGPMYGAPTEVEVDLAEFVARHVPSVEMLRFVNSGTEATVSAVRLARGYTGRDKIVVMQGGYHGAQESTLVEAEGDYSTHPSTPGIPESFAEHTVAVPFNDETAVREVFAEHGGEIAAVLTEPILGNTGIVHPVDGFHETLRQLCDEHGSLLVFDEVITGFRVGGLQCAQGELGVTPDVTTFGKIIGGGFPVGAVGGRAELLEGFTPAGGVFQSGTFSGHPVTMAAGYETLKYAAEHDVYGHVNALGERLRSGIQDVCEEQAPEYTVVGTDSMFKTVFTREAPETFEGHCEAGCTQRESCPRYDVCPKNGADVNAAATDRWERVFWQEMKERGVWLTANQFESQFVSYAHTEEDVERTLEAYKEAL; translated from the coding sequence ATGAACCACGACCGTTCCCGCGACCTGTACGACAGGGCGCTGTCCGTCCTCTCCGGCGGGGTCAACTCGTCGGTCCGGGCGAGCATGCCGTACCCGTTCTTCGTCGAGCGCGGCGACGGCGCCCACGTCGTCGACGCCGACGGCAACCGCTACGTCGACTACGTGATGGGATACGGGCCGCTGCTGTTCGGCCACGACCTCCCCGAACCGGTCACCGCGGCCGTCCAGGGCCACGCCAGCCAGGGGCCGATGTACGGCGCGCCGACCGAGGTCGAGGTCGACCTCGCGGAGTTCGTCGCCCGGCACGTCCCCTCGGTCGAGATGCTTCGGTTCGTCAACAGCGGCACCGAGGCGACCGTCTCGGCCGTCCGTCTGGCGCGGGGCTACACGGGCCGCGACAAGATCGTCGTGATGCAGGGCGGCTACCACGGCGCCCAGGAGTCGACGCTCGTGGAGGCAGAGGGCGACTACAGCACCCACCCCTCCACGCCCGGCATCCCCGAGTCGTTCGCCGAGCACACCGTCGCGGTCCCGTTCAACGACGAGACGGCCGTCAGGGAGGTGTTCGCCGAGCACGGCGGGGAGATCGCGGCCGTCCTGACCGAACCGATCCTCGGCAACACGGGCATCGTCCACCCGGTCGACGGCTTCCACGAGACGCTCCGCCAGCTGTGCGACGAGCACGGCTCGCTGCTCGTCTTCGACGAGGTCATCACCGGCTTCCGCGTCGGCGGCCTCCAGTGCGCCCAGGGCGAGTTGGGCGTCACCCCGGACGTCACGACGTTCGGGAAGATAATCGGCGGCGGGTTCCCCGTCGGCGCCGTCGGCGGCCGCGCGGAGCTCCTCGAGGGGTTCACCCCCGCCGGCGGCGTGTTCCAGTCGGGCACCTTCTCGGGCCACCCCGTCACCATGGCCGCGGGCTACGAGACGCTGAAGTACGCCGCCGAACACGACGTGTACGGCCACGTGAACGCCCTCGGCGAGCGCCTCAGGTCGGGCATCCAGGACGTCTGCGAGGAGCAGGCGCCCGAGTACACCGTCGTCGGCACCGACTCGATGTTCAAGACGGTCTTCACCCGCGAGGCGCCCGAGACGTTCGAGGGCCACTGCGAGGCCGGCTGTACCCAGCGCGAGTCGTGCCCCAGGTACGACGTCTGCCCGAAGAACGGCGCCGACGTGAACGCCGCGGCGACCGACCGCTGGGAACGGGTGTTCTGGCAGGAGATGAAGGAGCGGGGAGTCTGGCTCACGGCCAACCAGTTCGAGTCGCAGTTCGTCTCGTACGCCCACACCGAGGAGGACGTCGAGCGGACGCTGGAAGCGTACAAGGAAGCGCTCTGA
- the hemC gene encoding hydroxymethylbilane synthase encodes MTDGTLRLATRGSALARVQAEGVADALSTRRRSVELVEVETRGDRLSEELITRLGKTGAFVRALDERVLSGECDAAVHSLKDVPTEMPEDLVVAGVPERAPSGDVIVTLEGGTVADLPSGSVVGTSSLRRRAEVLAARPDLEVEPLRGNVDTRLRKLVGPALQREHEARTEEERERKGDLTSSDDAGEFDRTVEEWFDDLSEFQRRAMEYEPDPEYDAIVLAEAGLRRSGLLDRPEYEVERLERAEFVPAPGQGAIAVTAAERDVVEAIREAVDHPPTRIAATVERTVLAELGGGCIAPIGVGALLQGEHVQVRARVLSADGTEEVAASRDLPVRHHADAAAEFAAELRERGAAELIEEARREGDANGEAAREDG; translated from the coding sequence GAGGTCGAGACGCGCGGCGACCGCCTCTCGGAGGAGCTCATCACGCGGCTTGGGAAGACGGGGGCGTTCGTCCGGGCGCTCGACGAGCGGGTGCTCTCCGGGGAGTGTGACGCCGCGGTCCACTCGCTGAAGGACGTGCCGACCGAGATGCCCGAGGACCTCGTCGTGGCCGGCGTGCCCGAGCGCGCGCCGTCCGGCGACGTAATCGTCACCCTCGAGGGCGGAACCGTGGCGGACCTCCCGTCCGGCTCGGTCGTCGGCACCTCCTCGCTCCGCCGGAGGGCGGAGGTGCTCGCCGCCCGGCCCGACCTGGAGGTCGAACCGCTCCGGGGGAACGTCGACACCCGCCTGCGGAAGCTCGTCGGGCCGGCGCTCCAGCGGGAGCACGAGGCGCGCACCGAGGAGGAGCGCGAGCGGAAGGGGGACCTCACGTCGAGCGACGACGCCGGGGAGTTCGACCGGACCGTCGAGGAGTGGTTCGACGACCTCTCGGAGTTCCAGCGCCGGGCCATGGAGTACGAGCCGGACCCCGAGTACGACGCCATCGTGCTCGCGGAGGCGGGGCTGCGGCGCTCGGGCCTGCTGGACCGCCCCGAGTACGAGGTCGAGCGGCTGGAGCGCGCGGAGTTCGTCCCCGCGCCCGGGCAGGGCGCGATCGCGGTCACCGCCGCCGAGCGAGACGTCGTCGAGGCGATCCGCGAGGCCGTCGACCACCCGCCGACCCGGATCGCGGCGACCGTGGAACGAACGGTCCTCGCGGAACTCGGCGGCGGCTGTATCGCCCCCATCGGCGTCGGCGCGCTGCTCCAGGGCGAGCACGTCCAGGTCCGTGCCCGCGTCCTCTCGGCCGACGGCACCGAGGAAGTGGCGGCCAGCCGGGACCTGCCGGTCCGGCACCACGCGGACGCCGCCGCCGAGTTCGCCGCCGAACTCCGCGAGCGGGGCGCCGCGGAACTCATCGAGGAGGCCAGGCGCGAGGGTGACGCGAACGGCGAGGCCGCCCGGGAGGACGGATGA
- a CDS encoding ArsA family ATPase yields the protein MRRFVFFGGKGGVGKTTVSSAYAHRCARGGLDTLLVSTDPAHSTADVFDQAFDDDPTPVDGYDSLEVMEIDPEEAVDDHLMGIKRQLGDQVSPAIVNEIDRQIELAHRTPGAHEAALFDRFIDVMREAEHDRVVFDTSPTGGTLRLLSLPEYLGGWIDRLLEKREASVDLYEKAAIGGREPRRTAIGDPIIARLRERKGNFEFAGRTLREEAAFFLVVNPDELSIRETRRAVESLSSEGLAVTGLVANRLTPEPEDHEDGRGARFLRDRVATERERLDEIRETFDQPLVAAIGTRTEEVKGDLLGSVAEELDIEVSAETPGR from the coding sequence ATGCGCCGGTTCGTCTTCTTCGGCGGCAAGGGCGGCGTCGGCAAGACGACCGTCTCCTCCGCGTACGCACACAGGTGCGCTCGCGGGGGGCTGGACACGCTCCTCGTCTCCACGGACCCTGCCCACAGCACGGCCGACGTGTTCGACCAGGCGTTCGACGACGACCCCACGCCCGTCGACGGCTACGACTCGCTCGAGGTGATGGAGATCGACCCCGAGGAGGCCGTGGACGACCACCTCATGGGCATCAAGCGCCAACTCGGCGACCAGGTGAGCCCCGCCATCGTCAACGAGATCGACCGCCAGATCGAGCTCGCCCACCGGACGCCGGGCGCCCACGAGGCCGCGCTGTTCGACCGCTTCATCGACGTGATGCGCGAGGCCGAGCACGACCGCGTCGTCTTCGACACCTCGCCGACGGGCGGGACGCTCAGGCTGCTCTCGCTCCCGGAGTACCTCGGCGGCTGGATCGACCGCCTGCTGGAGAAGCGCGAGGCGAGCGTGGACCTGTACGAGAAGGCCGCCATCGGCGGACGCGAGCCGCGCCGGACCGCCATCGGCGACCCGATCATCGCCCGGCTGCGCGAGCGGAAGGGGAACTTCGAGTTCGCCGGCCGGACGCTCCGGGAGGAGGCAGCCTTCTTCCTCGTCGTCAACCCCGACGAGCTGTCGATCCGGGAGACGCGCCGCGCCGTCGAGAGCCTCTCCTCGGAGGGGCTCGCCGTCACCGGGCTGGTGGCGAACCGCCTGACGCCGGAGCCGGAGGACCACGAGGACGGCAGGGGCGCCCGGTTCCTCCGCGACCGGGTGGCGACCGAGCGGGAGCGGCTCGACGAGATACGGGAGACGTTCGATCAGCCGCTCGTCGCCGCCATCGGGACCCGGACCGAGGAGGTGAAAGGCGACCTGCTCGGCTCGGTCGCCGAGGAACTCGACATCGAGGTCTCGGCGGAGACGCCGGGAAGGTGA
- the cobA gene encoding uroporphyrinogen-III C-methyltransferase, with translation MTGREASGFVYLVGSGPGDPELLTVKARRLVDEADVVLHDKLPGPEILGAIPEGKREDVGKRAGGERTSQEYTNDRLVELAEEGKTVVRLKGGDPFVFGRGGEEAERLAEHGIPFEVVPGVTSAVAAPGVAGIPVTHRDHASSVSFVTGHEDPDKPESAVDWDALAASGGTLVVLMGVGKLPEYTRALREAGMDPGTPVALVERGTWPEMRVATGTLADVVDVRDEAGIEPPAVTVIGEVAATRERVVEFLRGRGGADATADGGGSE, from the coding sequence ATGACGGGGCGGGAGGCGTCCGGCTTCGTCTACCTCGTCGGCTCCGGCCCGGGCGACCCGGAGCTGCTCACGGTGAAAGCCCGCAGACTCGTCGACGAGGCCGACGTGGTGCTCCACGACAAGCTTCCGGGCCCGGAGATCCTCGGAGCCATCCCCGAGGGGAAGCGCGAGGACGTCGGCAAGCGCGCCGGCGGCGAGCGGACCAGCCAGGAGTACACGAACGACCGGCTGGTCGAACTCGCCGAGGAGGGCAAGACGGTCGTGCGGCTGAAGGGCGGGGACCCGTTCGTCTTCGGCCGCGGCGGCGAGGAGGCCGAACGCCTCGCGGAACACGGGATCCCCTTCGAGGTCGTCCCCGGCGTCACCTCCGCCGTCGCCGCGCCGGGCGTCGCGGGCATCCCCGTCACCCACCGCGACCACGCCTCCTCGGTCTCGTTCGTCACGGGCCACGAGGACCCCGACAAGCCCGAGTCGGCCGTGGACTGGGACGCGCTCGCCGCTTCCGGCGGGACGCTCGTCGTCCTCATGGGCGTCGGAAAGCTGCCCGAGTACACCCGCGCGCTCCGGGAGGCCGGCATGGACCCGGGGACGCCCGTCGCCCTCGTCGAGCGCGGCACGTGGCCGGAGATGCGCGTCGCGACGGGGACGCTCGCGGACGTCGTCGACGTGCGGGACGAGGCGGGCATCGAGCCGCCCGCGGTGACCGTGATCGGCGAGGTGGCGGCGACCCGCGAGCGCGTCGTCGAGTTCCTCCGGGGGCGGGGCGGCGCCGACGCGACGGCCGACGGCGGAGGTTCCGAATGA
- a CDS encoding cupin domain-containing protein produces the protein MSYHHVDPATLEPTPDRPSVQRSISDACGLEKLALHRYEVGPGEAVPLAYHYHDEQEEAFYVLEGALHVETPEREYVVESGEAFVVEPEAPQFAHVPEDGVETTALVVGAPAVNGDAHPYEDA, from the coding sequence ATGAGCTACCACCACGTGGACCCGGCGACGCTCGAGCCCACCCCGGACCGCCCCTCCGTCCAGCGGTCCATCAGCGACGCCTGCGGGCTGGAGAAGCTGGCGCTCCACCGGTACGAGGTCGGACCGGGCGAGGCGGTCCCGCTCGCGTACCACTACCACGACGAGCAGGAGGAGGCGTTCTACGTCCTCGAGGGGGCGCTCCACGTCGAGACGCCCGAGCGGGAGTACGTCGTCGAATCCGGCGAAGCGTTCGTCGTCGAACCGGAGGCCCCCCAGTTCGCTCACGTCCCGGAGGACGGCGTCGAGACGACAGCGCTCGTCGTCGGCGCCCCGGCCGTGAACGGCGACGCACACCCCTACGAGGACGCATGA
- a CDS encoding uroporphyrinogen-III synthase: MKVAVFRPDDERLAGAVELLSDLGVEPVADPMLAVEPTGATPESAEWVVLTSKTGVELAAGEGWSPGDARLAVIGSATAEAAREAGWTVDLVPAEYSSTGLVHEFEDRVGDASGVTVEVARSDHGSPVLLDGLRAAGATVHETVLYRLVRPENAGKSVELAAEGELAAACFTSSLTVEHFLEAADERGVREAALAGLNDATVGCIGHPTRETAEDLGVEVDVVPAQAEFAALAEAVVAEL, encoded by the coding sequence ATGAAGGTCGCCGTCTTCCGGCCCGACGACGAGCGGCTGGCCGGGGCGGTCGAGCTCCTCTCGGATCTGGGCGTCGAACCGGTCGCTGATCCGATGCTGGCGGTCGAACCCACCGGCGCGACCCCCGAGTCGGCCGAGTGGGTCGTGCTCACCTCGAAGACCGGCGTCGAGCTCGCGGCGGGGGAGGGCTGGTCGCCCGGCGACGCTCGACTGGCCGTCATCGGCTCCGCGACGGCCGAGGCGGCCCGCGAGGCGGGCTGGACGGTCGATCTCGTCCCGGCGGAGTACTCCTCCACGGGGCTGGTCCACGAGTTCGAGGACCGCGTCGGCGACGCGTCGGGCGTCACGGTCGAGGTCGCGCGCTCGGACCACGGGAGCCCGGTCCTGCTGGACGGGCTCCGGGCCGCGGGCGCGACGGTCCACGAGACGGTGCTCTACCGGCTCGTCCGCCCCGAGAACGCCGGCAAATCAGTCGAACTGGCCGCTGAAGGGGAGCTGGCGGCGGCCTGCTTCACCTCGTCGCTGACGGTCGAGCACTTCCTCGAGGCCGCGGACGAGCGCGGGGTCCGCGAGGCGGCGCTCGCGGGGCTGAACGACGCGACGGTCGGCTGCATCGGACACCCGACGCGCGAGACGGCCGAGGACCTCGGCGTCGAGGTCGACGTGGTGCCCGCACAGGCGGAGTTCGCGGCGCTCGCCGAGGCCGTCGTCGCCGAACTGTGA
- a CDS encoding ammonium transporter, giving the protein MTLLQADPAVIAEGVNFLWVLVVTFLIFFMHAGFAMLEAGQVRSKNVANQLTKNLLTWSVGVTLFFLVGAGVNALVGGLTGPDAVSVADAFATLAPEGANAWVGWLFGAVFAMTAATIVSGAVAGRMKLRAYVAYTVLLAAVIYPVVTGLTWAGGFLGAMGFHDFAGGVIVHAMGGVAGLTAAYVVGPRMDRYNEDGSVNVIPGHSLTFAALGTLILAFGWYGFNVGTAATVFTVSDGSLELGAFATVGRVAATTTLGMAAGAIGAAAATLYKTGKVDTLYVANGLLAGLVSVTAITDAIVWPGAVAVGLLAGIQLPIVFEFVEKRLKIDDVCAVFPVHGSAGVLGALAFPFVATEFWGGAGIGYLVDTFVVQLISVVVILAWTVVATAVVFGVIRAMGEIRVSREHEIDGLDISEHGVNTYPEFGSPDTVTDGGFTEENGIVRADGGAPNDGGIKMVTAFVRPDKLSDVKTGLAEIGAPSLTVTNVSGRGSQPAKKGQWRGEEYTVDLHQKVKIECVVADIPAEDVAVAIRDAARTGEPGDGKVFVLPVEDAYQIRTGERGTVAV; this is encoded by the coding sequence GTGACGCTCCTCCAGGCCGACCCGGCGGTGATCGCGGAGGGGGTCAACTTCCTCTGGGTGCTCGTGGTCACCTTCCTGATCTTCTTCATGCACGCCGGCTTCGCGATGCTGGAGGCCGGGCAGGTGCGCTCGAAGAACGTCGCGAACCAGCTCACGAAGAACCTGCTGACCTGGAGCGTCGGCGTGACGCTCTTCTTCCTCGTCGGCGCGGGCGTGAACGCCCTCGTCGGCGGGCTGACCGGTCCCGACGCCGTCAGCGTCGCCGACGCGTTCGCCACGCTCGCGCCGGAGGGGGCCAACGCCTGGGTCGGCTGGCTCTTCGGCGCGGTGTTCGCCATGACCGCGGCGACCATCGTCTCCGGCGCCGTCGCCGGGCGGATGAAGCTCCGCGCGTACGTCGCCTACACGGTGCTGCTCGCGGCGGTCATCTACCCGGTCGTCACCGGCCTGACGTGGGCCGGCGGCTTCCTGGGCGCGATGGGCTTTCACGACTTCGCGGGCGGCGTCATCGTCCACGCGATGGGCGGGGTCGCCGGCCTGACCGCGGCCTACGTGGTCGGCCCGCGCATGGACCGCTACAACGAGGACGGCTCGGTCAACGTCATCCCCGGCCACTCGCTGACGTTCGCCGCGCTCGGGACGCTCATCCTGGCGTTCGGCTGGTACGGCTTCAACGTCGGCACGGCCGCGACGGTGTTCACCGTCTCCGACGGCTCGCTCGAACTCGGCGCGTTCGCCACGGTCGGCCGCGTCGCGGCGACGACGACGCTCGGCATGGCCGCCGGCGCCATCGGCGCCGCGGCGGCGACGCTGTACAAGACCGGGAAGGTCGACACGCTGTACGTCGCGAACGGCCTGCTGGCCGGCCTCGTCAGCGTGACGGCGATCACCGACGCCATCGTCTGGCCCGGCGCCGTCGCGGTGGGCCTGCTGGCCGGCATCCAGCTCCCGATCGTCTTCGAGTTCGTCGAGAAGCGGCTGAAGATCGACGACGTCTGTGCCGTCTTCCCGGTCCACGGCTCGGCCGGCGTGCTCGGCGCGCTGGCGTTCCCGTTCGTCGCCACCGAATTCTGGGGCGGCGCGGGCATCGGCTACCTCGTCGACACGTTCGTCGTCCAACTGATCTCGGTCGTCGTCATCCTGGCGTGGACGGTCGTCGCGACGGCGGTCGTCTTCGGGGTCATCAGGGCGATGGGCGAGATCCGCGTCTCCCGCGAACACGAGATCGACGGGCTCGACATCTCCGAACACGGCGTCAACACCTACCCCGAGTTCGGCAGCCCCGACACGGTCACCGACGGCGGCTTCACGGAGGAGAACGGCATCGTGCGCGCCGACGGCGGCGCGCCGAACGACGGCGGCATCAAGATGGTGACGGCGTTCGTCCGTCCGGACAAGCTCTCGGACGTGAAGACCGGCCTCGCGGAGATCGGCGCCCCGTCGCTGACGGTCACCAACGTCTCCGGCCGCGGCTCACAGCCCGCGAAGAAGGGACAGTGGCGCGGCGAGGAGTACACGGTCGACCTCCACCAGAAGGTGAAGATCGAGTGCGTCGTCGCGGACATCCCGGCCGAGGACGTCGCGGTGGCCATCCGCGACGCGGCCCGGACCGGCGAACCCGGCGACGGGAAGGTGTTCGTCCTCCCCGTCGAGGACGCATACCAGATCCGCACGGGCGAACGGGGGACCGTCGCCGTGTGA